The Candidatus Nomurabacteria bacterium genomic sequence AACACATAAAGTTGAAGGCAAACACCATCACATCGGTGCTGAGATGGCTCGTAAATATGGCATGAAGGAAGAGATTGCTCATGCGATTGAAGCGCATCATGACGACGTTGAGGCTACGACACCTGAAGCGTTAGTCGTTCGTGTAGCAGATGCCTTGTCGGCTGCACGCCCGGGTGCGCGCAACATTAGTGCCGAGAACTTTGTCGAGCGTATGAAAGACCTAGAGAACATTGCAAATGGTTTCAAGGGAATCGACAAAGCATACGCCATAAGCGCAGGCCGTGAAGTTCGCGTTATCGTCAGGCCGGAGAATGTTGATGACCTTAGCGCCATCAAGCTCGCCCGAGACATCGCAACAAAGATTGAGTCGACCATGCAGTATCCAGGTACTATCAAGGTCAACGTTATTCGTGAAACTCGAGCAATAGAGTTTGCTAAATAAACGTAAAACAAAAAATAACCTCACATTTGTGAGGTTATTTTTTTGTCTCGAAAAAATTAATAGAAATAACTCACAGTAAGATGGTGTGGTTTAAGTGATGGGTCGCTTCGCATGTCCTGGCTAATTAGCCATAGTGATACGTCGATGTCAGCAATCGTCATGTCCGGTAATAGCTCGCTGAGATTCTTACATGCAGCGATGGTCGCGGCGCGGATCTCAACTTCTTCCGTTGAGCCGCTTGGGAGTAACTGCTTGCCTATGATTTTTTGACTAAGCGATTGCGAATATTGTAAAACGCCATAATGTTCGAGAATTTGAGGTAGGCGATAGTCGGCGAACACTGTCAATTTGTGAGTATTTTTTATAGCAAAATCAGGGTATTTTTGAGTAAGCTGCGACAAGTCGTTTGGTAAAATTTGAGCGCGTTTTAGTATCCAAATCCACTTACCCTCATACCATGCGCCATCGCGGTAGCTCGTCAGCGCGTGCGTTATCTCGCGAGCAATCGTAGGCGCATCAAAATCACATGCTTTTAAAAAAAGGTGCGCACTACCTTCATGTTTACGTAGCAAAAAATTAGCTGCATCGACGATATTGTTAACGCGCCATTCTAATAGAGGGATCTGAATATTGTCTTGTCCTCGGAATATGTTTGCGGCTTGCGACAGTGTCAGCTCTGACATAAATTGTGGATCATAAATAGGCACGCCATCGTCTAATGCTTTTGCAAATGCATTTCTCAGCCCATACCATCCACCGCTTGACTGGCTATTATGTTCGAACTTCCATTTGTCTTTATCATCTTGCGCCCAGAAGCAAAAGTTCGCGGCTGTTTCGAAATAGACAAGGTTAATGTCTTTGTCTAAATCATCAGTGCTGCCAAACGCATCCTCAACATTATCGAATCCTTTTAAAAAACGTTGTCGTACTGGTTCGGCAAGTGCTTTTAGCCCCGCGTCGTCAATCGTCACGTCGTGAGCATGTTCCACGACAAAGTTGGCCGAATCCCATACGTCTGAAGGGGTATTAAGTGTGTCTAGTTCCATGTGTTTAGTATAGCAGTAACCGCAGCGTATGGACTCGTGTGGCAAATTGACTTGGGTAGTAATATAGTATATAATTTTGGCTCATGGAAACGCCGAATCATGAGTAGGCGCTTCTCGTTCGTAAGGATAATAGTCTTGTGAGAAGTTACGACTACCGGAATACGCCTCCGCACGAGGTTGAGCCGAAGAAGTCAATTGACGCGGCGAACATTGAAGGTTCGGTGACGATTTTTACTTCGCGCGGTGTGGAGTTTACACTTCACCGTGTTTCTAGAAGTATGCCACCTCGTTTTTATCAGATGTTTTCCGACCGGACAGACATTCCGGTTATAAGTAGCGAGCTGAATTCAGCATATGGCGAGCCGTACGCAACTTTCATGATTTTAGGCAATGTATTGACTGAGCGAGCTGAGATGGTACTCATAACTGATGATGGTTATGAAGTGGAATATAGCGTGCGACGATTCAGCGTAAAAGAACCACCGGATTCACCTGAGCCATGGCGTAGAAACGGCAGGTGTGGATTTCAAAAAACTACGAGGAATCGGCATCTGGCTAATTCCATCCAATCCTAACCCATTGGGCCCTACAGCAATGTATGGGCCCTTTTAATTTCCGGAATCGAATGAGAGCAGGTAATCTAACGCTGTCAAAGCTAGAGCTTCATTTCTACGGAGTACTTTATTTGTTACTATCGCGTCGGCTAGGTCATGATGACGATTATTTGCTGCGACATCAGCAAGTCTATATACATGTGGTTTGATGGTAAAAACAATGAAACGCCGGTTTTCACTCGGTAGACGAGTAAGAGTTTCGCGTTCAGTTCGTAAATATATCTCATTGCCGGGATCACTTATAGTTGCTGGATCGAGTTGTGGTTTTGATGAAGGAAATATTGCGAGAGCAGAGTTTTGCTCTAGAAATATATTGTTCCTTGCAAACTGCCTTTCTGGAAACTCAGGCAGACTTATGAGTGATCGATCGACAGTTGCTTTTAGTCTGTCACTATAGCCTGCGACTTTTGCGTGCACCTGATCCATGCCTAGCCCTATGAATTTAGGCAGATCCCAATCGGTTGGAGATGCGACGAAGCCCGCGGCCATGATGTGTCGTTCGTCATCCTGCTGTTCGACCATACATATATCTTCTTGGCCAAGTAGGCCAGAAATTGCAAGTGCGTCCAAGCTGGAATTATCCGTATTTAGGCTGAATCTTTCGTCTGTGATTTTATTGATGACATGCGAATTTTCAAGCGTGTAGGCGTCTGGGTATTGATAGGCTAAGTAGTCGGCCTGCAAGACAAGTAGACGTGACGCGGCTGTTTGAACGGCCGTTTCGCCGATTCGTAAAACGCTGTCGGGATTTCGTATAAATTCTTTTCGTCTTAAATCTATCGACTCTGCAAGCTCGTTGTCTGGCCAGAACCACGGCAAAAACCGCTTGCTTTCATATTTTTGTTCTGCAATTGGTGACATCCTTCGCATGTTTGGCGCCGGGGAGGTTTTATTAATGAACATGTGGTTGTGTAAATATTCCACATTGGTTGAAATGACTGCATTACTTTCGGTTCTATGGTCCATTTGAAGATAGTTTAGGTGAGTGTGGGAGTGCGGGCAAGCTTGAGGGGGATGATGTGATGAAAGGACATCGGCTAAAGCCTTTTCCGTTCACTCGCTTAAGAAAATACCTTAGGTGCTTTCTTTCGCTTCGTTCACTACACCAAACCTTCGTTCATTTTTGCTGAAGCAAAAATCGAAGGTTTGAATCTCCGCCACGAACCATAGAAAAACGGCCATCTACAGACGGCCGTTTTTCTATGGTCGGCTCGAAGCGACAGTCGTCGAACCTACGATCAAGACAGTTTATATAAGATTTTGCGAAACTATCAGACTTTTAAAGACAGACTGGACAGATTGCATCACGTGCTCGATATTGTCGTAAAACCCGAAGGTTTAGATCTCATAAAGTTTACTCCGTAAAAGTAGTATAATATAGGTATTATGAGCGATACGGACGATACCAAAGAAAAAGCTATCATTGAACCGTCACAGGCGGTGGAGTTACCGCCACAACAGTCGGCAACCGATACAAGCAACTGGGATAATAAGGTTTCAACTGACCCAAGCGGTGAAAAGTACATACGTACAATAGACGAAGAAGATCTACTTTAAGTCTAGACGCCCCCCTACCTATCAAAGGTGTATTTTTAGAAAAGATAGTAAACGCACTACTAAGCTAAATTATTGCCGACGAGTAAAAACTGGTTTGTTTCCGTATGCCCAACAATAATGGGTGAGAACAGAGGTAAACTTGTTGGGAAGTCCCAACAACGATCAAACGAAGTTTAGAGAATTGACAAGTAACCATAACCATTTTGTAAATACTGAATTATGGTATACTTGGCCTATGAAATTAGCAGAAATAAAAATTAGAGGCTACAAGTCTATAGACGAGCTTGATTTCCCCATACAAAAGTACGGAAAGAGCTACGCCACCATCTTATTGGGTAAAAATGAAACAGGTAAAAGCAACGTTCTTGACGCAATTGCAATGACCAAACTGGCGGATAGCAAGGAGGGTGAAACCAGTTTCACGAAAATTAGGAACAGAAAAACCAAGCCAAGCAAAGTTTCTGTACTGTTTAACTTTTCCGTTGAGACTACCGATGACTATAAGACCGCTCTTATTGAGGCGCCTAATATAGAGTTACCCGATAGTCTCGTGAACAGCATCAAACTTACCAATATAGTAAAAGAGGCGTACATAAAAGACGGCGATGACAAGTATGGTGTTAGTTTTGATTTTCTCTACGATACAGTCCCTCGATTGAGCACTTACGGCGTCTTGTTTGCCACAGAACAGGTGCCAGCACAAGCCACAACACCACCTACTCCTGCAAAAACTGTTGAAAAAATCACGGTCAAAAAGCTGGCAAGTATCACAGAAAAAGAGGAGGCAGACAAGTACTTAGAATTGAGTGATGATTTACTAAAAGGAATAATTGAAAAAGCACTCGTAGGCTTCGCAACAAAAAACACCAAAGTGGTTGTAGACAGATGGGAATACGAGCCTAGGTATTTAATCCAAGACAAGATTAAACTAGACGATTTTGTCCAGAATGAAGATAATATACCACTTGAGAACATATTTTACCTTGCTGGTTATAAAACATACGATGAAATTGCAAAGGTAATCGAAGAGATAAAAAAAGATGACAATGAGAGACGTAGCTTAAGTACAAACTTAACCAAAAAAGCCACTGAGTATTTACATAAAAAGTGGAAAGAACACAAGGTTGATATAGACGTAGAGGTAAGTACGGATTACACCGTCAGGGTGACTGTTCAAGATGAAGCTGACACTGGTAACTATTATGATATGATCGACAGAAGCCAAGGCTTTCAGCAGTTTGCTTCACTTTTATTTAGTATCTCTATAGGCAGTGCTTCGGGTAGTGTTAAAAATCACGTGATCCTTATTGACGAGCCTGAAGTTCACTTACATCCGTCTGGAGTGAGACATATGAGAGATGAGCTATTGAAAATCGGCGAGAGTAATTATCTTTTCGTCTCTACCCATTCCAATTTTATGATAGACGGCAAGCAGAAAGAGCGCCACCACCTGCTTACAAAAGGTGACGATAATTCGACTGAAAAAAAGCAAATCAAGACAGAGGAGAACATCAACAATGATGAAGTTCTCGAAACTGCATTCGGGATAAACATTATTCTAGATTTTGTATCACCCCACCTATTGCTCGTAGAGGGTGACGACGACAAACAACTACTTGAAAAAGCTCTCAGTGTAGTCAAGCCAGATAATGATATAAAGATTAGCAACGGCACAGGTTCTAATATAGTAGCTGATGCTTCTCGGTTAGCCTTCCACGATGTTATACCATTGGTTGTGTCAGACGACGATGACGACGGAAGGCAGTATCAAACTGACATACAAAAAATCGGTAAGAATGACTTTAAAAACAAAGCCTTTACGCTCTATGGTTTAACCAGCGACATAGCAGAAAAGGGTACTATTGAAGATGCAATTCCAATTGGTTTTGTTCAAGACAAGTCTAACGAGGTTCTACACGATAACGGCTTTTCCGACATAGCGCTCGACCCCTCCTCTCCGTTTTGCGAGCAAATAAAGTTACACCTTCGAAAAGAGATAAAAGATGTCAGGGGCAAAGCTAAGACGGTTAAAGTTAATAACTTGACTGCTGTAATTAAAGGTAAGGCTACTGAGTATCCTATAAAAGATATATCGGCTACGACTTCACCTATATTGTTCAAACTAGCAGAAGCAATACTAGCTAAGTTTGAATTAGCTGACGTCAAATAATTACGTCACTTTGATATTGTATTTTACAGACGATTAACGGCCTTGTTCGTTGCGTATGTTCGTATTTGCAAAACCACGCTTTGCCATAGCTTCGTCAAAAGTCTTGTCCATATACAACATATCGCCAATCCAGCCGATGAAAAAGTAGTTTGCTGATACACTTCTCCAGAAGGCGCCCTTGGCGTTGCCTAGATACCAGCGGTTAATCGGCAGTATAAAACTACAGTAGGTTAATGTTTTGTAAGTTTTGCGGTCTTTCATATTAGACATTCCTGTTTAGTTACTATTAACCGTTAGAGTGTCTTAAATAAAAAGGGACACCGCCAACGGTGTCTAAACTGTTTTTTCCGCAATAAGCTTTCACCTACTGTTTCGGGCGATGCCCCTTTCTAAGGTGAAATGCCCCGAACGGAAAAACCGACGGTTTCTTATTGCGTATTTTACAGTTTAGACAAGGTCTATTATAGCACCGTGTTTGGTGAAGAAGAATTATTGTATAATATGTTATAATCTAGACTAGACCTTATCTGTAAAAACACAGATGGGAAGGATAAAAATGACGCAGTTTGATGAGCTATATAAGGCTTTATACGGAGCCAATCCACCCCAAAAGAAGCCTGTACCGTCGGCTAGCTTGTCTGCGTTTTTGCGTCCCGTACAGCCAGCGCCCCGAGTTAACACGGGGTTTTTAGGTTCACAACAAAAACCCCTTGTTAAGTTCAGAAAGCCAAAGGTTTTTGTTAGTTTTGACTATGAGCACGACCGTATATACAAACAAGCTCTTGATATGTGGGATGCAAATAAGCGTTTCGATTTTACGTTTCAAAGCCACACCCCAAATGAAATACAATCCTTCAACGTGGGTCGCATAAAAGCCGTTCTTACAACCAAAGTCAAAGAAGCTACCCACGTTATTGTGCTAGTCGGCAAATATGCCAATCAGGTGCACCCCGACACGAAGCTTATAGGTTTTCGAAACTGGATAAACTTTGAAGTTTATCAAGCCAGACTTTATAAGAAGAAGATCATCTGTGTAATGCTAGATAACAACAACACGTTACCCGAGTGGTTAGTGAACTCTGGTGCAACTCTGGTGAGGAGTTTCAATGAAAAAGACATAATAGAGGCACTTAAAAAATAACTTTTTATTATGACTAAATTATCAGAAGACACAAAGCTATCCGTACTAAGTGAACACTATAACAACACTGTTGATGGCTTTAAGAAACTTGGCAAGTCAAGAGAGTGGAACTTTACTGCAATACTTCTATTGCTCGTTGTAATGGCTTTCCAGTACGTATCACCAGATCAGTCGGAAAGCGTACTTACCCAACTTGTTCAGAAACAACTCGGCGTAGACGTAAGCATTAGCATTAGAGTGATTGGATCGCTTGTCTGGTTTGCTTTATTGTATGTTGCGATTAGGTACTTTCAGAGTGTTATTAACATTGAAAAACAGTATAACTATACCCACCAGTTAGAGAAAGAACTGGCGAAGAGTTATAAGGGTAAAGCGTTTACTCGTGAGGGTAAGGCATATCTCAATAACTATGCAATTTTCTCTGACTGGGTACATATTGTTTATTGGTATATTTTCCCAGCACTTTTCCTGCTAGCTATTACCGCAAAAATTGCAGGCGAATGGCTTGTTGACGCCTCTAACTTAACTTCCGTACTTCTAAATACGCTAATTTACGTATCTCTCTTTTTATCAACAATTTTGTACGTATACTCTTTACATAAAACAAAGAAGAACACTGAAAAGGACTTACGACAGTAGACTTTGACATAGGCTTCATCATATACCACAAAACAGTTGAACCTAGACACAAGGTATAATGGTAGAAAATATGGCTACAGATGATAAAAAAGCTAAACCCTACGCGAGACAAGAGCTCACACCTCTTAGTGATGAGCAATTAAAACAAGCGGAGCAAGTTGTTGCAGAGAGCCTTAAAGACAACCCTGAGCTATTTAACCTGCCTGATACCAAATACACCGTCGATAGCCTTGTAGACTTCTTTGTACAGTCCCTAGAAGGTAGTAGAAAGATATTACCCAAAGAAAAAAGACGATATGTTATTTACCTACGTAAATCTACAGACGATGAAAGAAAACAAGTGAGGTCTATCGAAGACCAACGGAAAGAGTGCTTAGATCTAGCAAAGAGGCTTGATATAAAAGTTAGACCAGAGGATATTTTCGATGAACGGTGGTCGGCTAAAACCTCTGGTAAACGTGACATTTTCAACGCTATGATGAACGGTTTTGAGATTGGCAAATACCACGGTTTAATCTCGTGGTCACCTGATCGTTTATCACGAAATATGTTAGAGGGTGGACAGATTATCGAACACGTCGACCACGAAAAGATACAGGATCTGCTGTTTTGCACCTACGCCTTCGATAACACCCCAAATGGCAAGATGATGCTAGGCATCTTGTTTGCCACATCGAAGCAATATAGCGATAAGCTAGCCGTAGATGTTGCACGAGGTATTACGGGTGCTATTCACGAGGGAAAGTATGTCGGACTTGTTAAAAAAGGCTACTATGCAGATATTGACACAGGTAGGTTTATGCCAGATGGCGTGCACTGGCAACTATTACGCCAAGCCGTTGCAATGAGGCTCAAAGACGGCAGAACAAACCAAGAGGTAGCGGATTTTCTCAATGCCTCAAACTTTAGTTTTCGTAAGAGCCAAGATGACACGTATAAAAAAGCAAAGATGGACAAGAAGACGGTCGCTACAATATTCACTGACCCGTTTTATACAGGTGCTTACAAGTACGGTGACAATATAACCAACCTGAACGATACTTACAACTTTCTACCCCTTATGACACCAGACGAGTTTATTGCTCTAAGTCGCAATATGTCCGACAGCTTTAACGCAAAGTTTGTTGGTCGCAATAATGTTTCCAAAAGGCTTGAGTTTGGCTTACTGAGAGAGAAAGTGATCTGTGACTATTGTAGTAAGATTATGACCTTTCAGCGTACCCAAATCAAACGTGGTAAAAATGCTGGTAGCTGGCAATTAACGTACTACTGTCGCAACAAAGATTGCGTACGTCATAATGACGAAGAGGCGATAAGAAAGTACGGCAAAAAACTAGCTAGAAGCGTTAGTGCTAGGTTTATTACGGCACATATCGAATGGACGCTACGCCATATGACCGCTAATATCCTTGAGGCTCATAAGCATTATATTAGCCGTATAGAAAAACAAGTGGCGATAGACAAAGAGATAGCAAAACGTAAACTATCAGAGGCTAGAGCAGAGTTAAAACGCCAAAAAGACAAGTACTCACAGTATCAGAGCTTTCAAGTTGAAGACCCAGAAACATATAAAAAGCACCACGCTGGCAAATTAGAGTTTCACCAAGCACAGATTAACGCTGTAAACGCTAGCCTCGCTTCTCTGCAAAAAGAGCTAGACGGCTTAAATAAAGCTTTGCCATCTCGTGAAGAGTTTGTTGAACTCATTAAGTCTTATCTTAAAACTATACTACAGACACGGGATTTGATTGAAGAAGACGCAGTGTATCGTGAGCTAGTGTTGAACCTACGTGCTGGCGACAACGCCGTATCTGTTATAAAGCTAAATCCACCATACGATATGATGGTGGATTTTAGCAAAAATACTTCTTGGTCGGGGTGAAAGGACTCAAACCTTCGACCTCTCGGTCCCAAACCGAGCGCGCTATCAACTGCGCCACACCCCGGAATACTCGTGGTATTATACCTTATTTTACGTCATGTGGAAATGGTTTGGCTGTGGTAAAGTAGGCATAATATGACAAAGAGCAAAACGTACCACTTGTTTCATGTTGTCACAAAGCGCCAACCAATACGCTTTGCACTCGTCGGTGTCGCCAATACGGCAGTCGATTTCGGAGTGTTATTTGGTTTGACAATTTTTTTGCACGTGCCAGTACTTGCTGCGAATATCGTGTCTACAAGCGTAGCTATGGCCGTCAGTTACCTACTTAACAAACGGGCAGTGTTCCGCGACACCGATATACACAATCGTCAGCAGGTAATGCTGTTCGTTGTCGTTACATTGACGAGTTTGTGGGTACTACAAGGATTTGTGCTAAGCGCTGTAACGGCGTTATTGTGGGTCGCGACAAATGTGAATCCTGAAATGACACTTTTGATTGCAAAATTGACAGCTACTGCTGTAAGCCTCATGTGGAATTACACATTGTACAGTCGTGTCGTATTTAAAAACGGTCGAAAGTAATATTTAGTTGGAGCTACCGACGACGGTGGGGGCCAAGGTATTTTTTAATGTCATATTGATTGACGGAGCTGGTCCGTTTTTCCAGTACCAATTCGCCTGTGAACGTAGCAGATGAGTTTCCATGCCGCCACCGTTTAGCGTCAGGCACAATACGATGATCGATAATGAGACGAGTGCGTTTCGTGTACGACCTTTGAAGTAGCGGATAAATAGCTCGCGATAAGCAAGTCCGATCCAGACGAATAATATCGGCATGATAAGAACAAGGTAGCGACCATTGGCAGCTACGATTGTATGCAGCTTCAGATACCCTGTGAAGTTTGTATAAAACAGTGCGCCAACGTAGAGCGCGATTACAAGAGCGAAAAGAAGTAAATAACGATTAATTCTTATAATAGACCTCCAAAACACAAGACAAAGCAAAAGCCCGAATATGCCGATAACGTATGCCGTAATATAAGGTATCGGCAGTGGATTTTGCGTATCGTAATCGTAGTTTATCGCAAAGTATAATCTAAATACGTAGTTACCAACCCACACGGGTGCGAAAAATTGCATTGGTGGATCGTGGGGCGGGTTTGTTGCTTTGACGGTTGCTTTCGTGTTGTAGTCACGACCCCATGGGCCAAATTGAGCACATTCGGACACGGACCTAATCTGATCGCAAGTTGGCTCGTAGCGATGGTATGTTATTAGGTTTACTCCATATCTTTCGACAAACAGACCGATGCTAAGGATTGCTACGGCTGCAAGTACTATCTTCATCAATCGTTGCTCAAGTATGAAAGAGCGCCAGATGCTTTTTAGGGTTTTTTGTTTTGCGCCGGTTTGTAGCCAAATGATAAACAGGTAGATGAGACCAGCCAAAAATATCGGTACGAAAGCGTACTTTACGAGGCTGCCGAATATACCCGCTGCGAGCATATATATAAATGTCTTCGCAGGTATGTTTCGGCGCTTAATTGCTTGGCTGCAGCTAATGGTGAGACTGATGAAAAGAGGAGCTATGACAAATGCTAGGTTATCGTAGTTGATTGTTGCTGCAAGGAAAGGGATGATTGGTATGAGTATAAGTATAAGAAACGAAAAGTTTATTAATGCTTCGGACGTACGAATATGCCGTAGTAAATTACGAAATAAGTACATGCCACCAATGAATAGTCCTATGTTGATAAAACGAAGAATGATGATTTGAGCGGTCTGGTTGCTGATGAATAGAGAGATCACCCGATAAGGGAAGCTCATTAGATAATGAAACATATACGAATCGTATCGGGTGAGATCACTGTAGGATTCTGATGCTGGTGGTTGTGTTGACATGAAGGGCAGCAATTGATGTGAATAGAGCTGTATGACCCCAAAGTGATAGTTCTCGTCGAATGCCAGTGGGTATTGGGCGGTAAGCGCAAACCAAGCCGCTTGTATAAACAACAGACCTACAATGACGGAAAAGATTTTTTTTGAGCTGATGATGCGGTAAGCGATTTGTAAGATTTTCTTTCCCATTTGTCCCCAGGTTAATCGGCTTTCCATTATTTAGAGTGTCTTGATTGGCGATTTCTCATATTCTTTCGAATCACAGACAGCAAAACTGTTCTCCATTATAGTAAATCTCCATAGTCAATTCAACCGAACATAGGAAGGGCGTATAATAAGAATATGACTACACCGACAACAACGCCCTACGAAGCACCAGACTTTATGCTACCCGACTCTGGTGGCAACCCCTACACGCTCAGAGAACACCATGGGAAATGGGTGGTACTCTATTTCTATCCAAAAGATGACACTCCTGGCTGTACGATTGAAGCGTGCAGCTTGCGTGATGCGCGTGATGATTTGGCGAAGCTTGGTGCGGATGTTATCGGCGTAAGCAAGGATGACGCATCGAGTCACGAAAAGTTTAAAGCTAAGCATTCTTTGAATTTTACGTTACTCACCGACGTTGATGGCAAGGCCATGGAAGCCTACGGCGCGTGGGGAAAAAAGATGTTCGGCAATGAAGGTGTCATTCGCAAAACGTTCATTATTGATCCTGAAGGCATGGTTCGTAAAGTTTATGGCCGCGTAACGCCGCTTGGTCACGGAGAGCAGGTCGTTGCCGAACTAAAGAAACTGCAGAACGAAGTCTAAGATTCTTGTCGACGACTACTAAGTATAAGCAGTCCTACAAGGGCGCTAATTGTTGAAGCTAGAAAGATGCCAATCTTGGCTGCGTCAAGTTGTGATGAGCTGTTTGGAAAAGCTAACTCAGCGATAAAGAGAGACATGGTGAATCCGACTCCGGCAATAAATCCAACTCCTATGATATGACGCCAATCAACTTCATCTGGCAGTTGCGCTATACGCAAACGCACCAACAGCCAGGACATAAGTGTGATGCCAGTCACCTTACCAAACAGCAATCCTGAGACGATTCCGACAATAATAAACGAACTTGTGGCAAACGGCTCGGGTGACATG encodes the following:
- a CDS encoding TIR domain-containing protein; this translates as MTQFDELYKALYGANPPQKKPVPSASLSAFLRPVQPAPRVNTGFLGSQQKPLVKFRKPKVFVSFDYEHDRIYKQALDMWDANKRFDFTFQSHTPNEIQSFNVGRIKAVLTTKVKEATHVIVLVGKYANQVHPDTKLIGFRNWINFEVYQARLYKKKIICVMLDNNNTLPEWLVNSGATLVRSFNEKDIIEALKK
- a CDS encoding recombinase family protein translates to MATDDKKAKPYARQELTPLSDEQLKQAEQVVAESLKDNPELFNLPDTKYTVDSLVDFFVQSLEGSRKILPKEKRRYVIYLRKSTDDERKQVRSIEDQRKECLDLAKRLDIKVRPEDIFDERWSAKTSGKRDIFNAMMNGFEIGKYHGLISWSPDRLSRNMLEGGQIIEHVDHEKIQDLLFCTYAFDNTPNGKMMLGILFATSKQYSDKLAVDVARGITGAIHEGKYVGLVKKGYYADIDTGRFMPDGVHWQLLRQAVAMRLKDGRTNQEVADFLNASNFSFRKSQDDTYKKAKMDKKTVATIFTDPFYTGAYKYGDNITNLNDTYNFLPLMTPDEFIALSRNMSDSFNAKFVGRNNVSKRLEFGLLREKVICDYCSKIMTFQRTQIKRGKNAGSWQLTYYCRNKDCVRHNDEEAIRKYGKKLARSVSARFITAHIEWTLRHMTANILEAHKHYISRIEKQVAIDKEIAKRKLSEARAELKRQKDKYSQYQSFQVEDPETYKKHHAGKLEFHQAQINAVNASLASLQKELDGLNKALPSREEFVELIKSYLKTILQTRDLIEEDAVYRELVLNLRAGDNAVSVIKLNPPYDMMVDFSKNTSWSG
- a CDS encoding AAA family ATPase → MKLAEIKIRGYKSIDELDFPIQKYGKSYATILLGKNETGKSNVLDAIAMTKLADSKEGETSFTKIRNRKTKPSKVSVLFNFSVETTDDYKTALIEAPNIELPDSLVNSIKLTNIVKEAYIKDGDDKYGVSFDFLYDTVPRLSTYGVLFATEQVPAQATTPPTPAKTVEKITVKKLASITEKEEADKYLELSDDLLKGIIEKALVGFATKNTKVVVDRWEYEPRYLIQDKIKLDDFVQNEDNIPLENIFYLAGYKTYDEIAKVIEEIKKDDNERRSLSTNLTKKATEYLHKKWKEHKVDIDVEVSTDYTVRVTVQDEADTGNYYDMIDRSQGFQQFASLLFSISIGSASGSVKNHVILIDEPEVHLHPSGVRHMRDELLKIGESNYLFVSTHSNFMIDGKQKERHHLLTKGDDNSTEKKQIKTEENINNDEVLETAFGINIILDFVSPHLLLVEGDDDKQLLEKALSVVKPDNDIKISNGTGSNIVADASRLAFHDVIPLVVSDDDDDGRQYQTDIQKIGKNDFKNKAFTLYGLTSDIAEKGTIEDAIPIGFVQDKSNEVLHDNGFSDIALDPSSPFCEQIKLHLRKEIKDVRGKAKTVKVNNLTAVIKGKATEYPIKDISATTSPILFKLAEAILAKFELADVK
- a CDS encoding GtrA family protein; amino-acid sequence: MTKSKTYHLFHVVTKRQPIRFALVGVANTAVDFGVLFGLTIFLHVPVLAANIVSTSVAMAVSYLLNKRAVFRDTDIHNRQQVMLFVVVTLTSLWVLQGFVLSAVTALLWVATNVNPEMTLLIAKLTATAVSLMWNYTLYSRVVFKNGRK
- a CDS encoding DUF3445 domain-containing protein, translating into MDHRTESNAVISTNVEYLHNHMFINKTSPAPNMRRMSPIAEQKYESKRFLPWFWPDNELAESIDLRRKEFIRNPDSVLRIGETAVQTAASRLLVLQADYLAYQYPDAYTLENSHVINKITDERFSLNTDNSSLDALAISGLLGQEDICMVEQQDDERHIMAAGFVASPTDWDLPKFIGLGMDQVHAKVAGYSDRLKATVDRSLISLPEFPERQFARNNIFLEQNSALAIFPSSKPQLDPATISDPGNEIYLRTERETLTRLPSENRRFIVFTIKPHVYRLADVAANNRHHDLADAIVTNKVLRRNEALALTALDYLLSFDSGN
- a CDS encoding peroxiredoxin, with protein sequence MTTPTTTPYEAPDFMLPDSGGNPYTLREHHGKWVVLYFYPKDDTPGCTIEACSLRDARDDLAKLGADVIGVSKDDASSHEKFKAKHSLNFTLLTDVDGKAMEAYGAWGKKMFGNEGVIRKTFIIDPEGMVRKVYGRVTPLGHGEQVVAELKKLQNEV